Proteins encoded within one genomic window of Empedobacter falsenii:
- the purC gene encoding phosphoribosylaminoimidazolesuccinocarboxamide synthase: MSLTKKDFIYEGKAKQVYSTEEADKVIVYYKDDATAFNAQKRGTVEDKGEMNNKISTLIFNYLIEKGVKTHFIEQLNDREQLVKKVSIIPIEMVVRNYVAGSMAQRLGLEEGAKSPVTIFDICYKKDELGDPLINDHHAVLLGAATYDELDEMYTQTEVINEALKELFLKAGLILADFKIEFGKDVDGNIILADEISPDTCRLWDVETGKKLDKDRFRRDLGDVSEAYHEVYNRLTEVLK, translated from the coding sequence ATGAGCTTAACAAAAAAAGACTTCATTTACGAAGGGAAAGCAAAACAAGTTTACTCAACAGAGGAAGCAGACAAAGTAATTGTGTATTACAAAGATGACGCGACTGCATTTAATGCACAAAAGCGTGGAACTGTTGAGGATAAAGGAGAAATGAACAACAAAATTTCGACTTTAATTTTCAACTATTTGATTGAAAAAGGAGTGAAAACTCACTTCATCGAGCAGTTGAATGATCGTGAGCAATTGGTAAAAAAAGTATCAATTATTCCAATTGAAATGGTTGTGCGCAATTATGTTGCTGGGTCTATGGCTCAACGTTTAGGATTAGAAGAAGGAGCGAAATCTCCAGTTACAATCTTTGATATCTGTTACAAAAAAGATGAATTAGGAGATCCATTAATCAACGATCATCATGCAGTTTTATTAGGTGCTGCAACGTACGATGAGTTAGATGAAATGTACACACAAACAGAAGTAATTAACGAAGCGTTGAAAGAATTGTTCTTAAAAGCTGGTTTAATTTTAGCTGATTTCAAAATTGAGTTTGGTAAAGATGTTGATGGTAATATCATTTTAGCTGACGAAATTTCTCCAGATACATGTCGTTTATGGGATGTTGAAACAGGTAAAAAATTAGATAAAGACCGTTTCCGTCGTGATTTAGGTGATGTTTCTGAAGCTTATCACGAAGTATATAATCGTTTGACAGAAGTTTTAAAATAA
- a CDS encoding phosphoribosylformylglycinamidine synthase, translated as MNHRLFIQKKSNFDVISQKTTIELKNLVPTIVCKVFVIYDLFNIEESQLQEVQNKVFVDPVTDVVFKYVEDAVNESIPYSKNYFATEFLPGQYNQRDDSSEQCLVLMNVENVTVKSGLLYVFNDDLSAEDLKKIKDYLINPIESREKDLSKMEIPANPEATEVPIIEGFISADENKLQDIYNQFGLSLEMDDLVFIQDYFKSINRNPTETELKVLDTYWSDHCRHTTFETEITDVQFNSKFNETLQKTFNYYQQVRQELGITKPIRLMDLATVMGKYLSRTGIVKNIDVSEEINACSIVVPIDVDGVEEEWLLQFKNETHNHPTEVEPFGGASTCVGGAIRDPLSGRSYVFQAMRITGAANPLEKIEDTLPGKLPQRKISKEAANGYSSYGNQIGLATTFVKEIYDEGYKAKRMEVGFVAGAVKKEYVRREEPVAGDRIILLGGATGRDGVGGASGSSKTHDGLKLDDLSAEVQKGNAIVERKIQRLFRNPDVLALIKKCNDFGAGGVSVAIGEIARGINVNLDLVPLKYAGLNGTELAISESQERMAVAVEAKDVETFIALAKEENLDATCVAEVTGDDTMTLVWKGTKIVELDRKFLDTNGVRKQAKIEVTDEEYTNPFENKAFNKEAFIEMMQELNHASQKGMVEMFDNNVGRSTILNAFGGQTMDTPEDVSVQKFPTDGFTNAVSIASFGYNPTISRWSNYHGAYFAVIDSMTKIVAAGGNYADIRLTFQEYFEKLRDEATRWGKPFAALLGTIEAQKQFGIPAIGGKDSMSGSYQDIDVPPTLISFAVAPSKAEKIVQGTLVEKNSKLSVFIPTLTEDYLIDETNTKAVFDFIGTINDDVKSMMTVKFGGIAETVANMAFGNEIGFEIKTDLDLGKYYPASIVIEHSEELNIPAEIAQNYHVVGQTNDSTSFNFNGEEINLIELKQQWKKTFNSLFPYKSTSETVVEEKDLKAEQICFAFADQKVENPKVFIPIFPGTNSEYDSAKAFRREGAIVSTLPFRNLTQQDVEESVDAFVNEINQANIFFVPGGFSAADEPDGSGKFIATVLRNEKIKNAIHNLLERDGLVLGICNGFQALIKSGLLPYGRIQDLEEDTPTLTFNEIGRHITQLAKVRVNKSHSPWLKGMEGQEYWIPFSHGEGRFVANEVELEKLIDKGQIATQFVDLDGKLAGKMPYNPNGSTFAVEGIVSPCGKVYGRMGHPERYEEGLFKNIPGNGYMNIFKNAVEYFRG; from the coding sequence ATGAACCACAGACTTTTCATTCAGAAGAAATCGAATTTTGACGTTATCAGTCAGAAGACTACAATAGAACTCAAAAACCTTGTACCTACAATTGTGTGCAAGGTTTTTGTTATTTATGATCTATTTAATATAGAAGAAAGCCAATTACAAGAGGTTCAAAATAAGGTGTTTGTCGATCCTGTGACAGACGTTGTTTTCAAATACGTAGAAGACGCAGTTAACGAAAGTATTCCTTATTCTAAAAACTATTTTGCAACCGAATTTTTACCTGGTCAATATAATCAACGCGATGATTCTTCGGAACAATGTTTAGTGTTGATGAATGTTGAAAATGTAACCGTAAAATCTGGTTTATTATATGTTTTCAATGATGATTTGTCTGCAGAAGATTTAAAGAAAATAAAAGATTACTTAATCAATCCAATTGAGTCGCGCGAGAAAGATCTTTCTAAAATGGAAATTCCAGCTAATCCAGAAGCGACAGAAGTTCCAATTATTGAAGGTTTTATTTCTGCTGACGAAAATAAACTACAAGACATTTACAACCAATTTGGGTTATCGTTAGAGATGGATGATTTAGTTTTTATTCAAGACTATTTCAAATCGATTAATCGTAATCCAACCGAAACTGAGTTAAAAGTTTTAGATACATATTGGTCTGATCACTGTCGTCATACAACTTTTGAGACGGAGATTACAGATGTTCAATTTAATTCTAAATTTAACGAAACACTTCAAAAAACATTCAATTATTACCAACAAGTTCGTCAAGAATTAGGAATTACAAAACCAATTCGTTTGATGGATTTAGCAACTGTGATGGGAAAATATCTTTCTCGTACAGGAATTGTGAAAAATATTGATGTTTCAGAAGAAATCAATGCATGTTCTATTGTCGTTCCAATCGATGTAGATGGAGTTGAGGAAGAATGGTTATTACAATTCAAAAACGAAACACATAATCACCCAACAGAAGTTGAGCCATTTGGTGGAGCTTCGACATGTGTTGGTGGAGCAATTCGCGACCCTTTGAGTGGACGTTCTTACGTTTTCCAAGCGATGCGTATTACAGGAGCTGCAAATCCTTTAGAAAAGATTGAAGATACGTTACCAGGTAAATTACCACAACGTAAAATCTCGAAAGAAGCAGCAAACGGATATAGTTCATATGGAAATCAAATTGGTTTAGCGACAACTTTTGTGAAAGAAATTTACGACGAAGGGTACAAAGCAAAACGCATGGAAGTTGGTTTTGTGGCTGGAGCTGTAAAAAAAGAATATGTCCGTCGTGAAGAACCAGTTGCAGGTGACCGAATTATTTTATTAGGTGGAGCAACAGGTCGTGATGGAGTAGGTGGAGCATCAGGGTCATCTAAAACACACGATGGTTTAAAATTAGACGATTTATCAGCAGAAGTTCAAAAAGGAAATGCAATTGTTGAACGTAAAATTCAACGTTTATTCCGTAATCCAGACGTTTTAGCATTAATCAAAAAATGTAACGACTTTGGTGCGGGAGGTGTTTCTGTTGCAATTGGTGAAATTGCACGCGGAATTAATGTTAATTTAGATTTAGTCCCACTGAAATATGCTGGATTAAACGGAACAGAATTAGCGATTTCTGAATCTCAGGAACGTATGGCTGTTGCGGTTGAGGCAAAAGATGTGGAAACATTTATCGCATTAGCAAAAGAAGAAAATCTTGATGCGACTTGTGTTGCTGAGGTAACGGGAGATGATACAATGACTTTGGTTTGGAAAGGAACAAAGATTGTTGAATTAGACCGTAAATTTTTAGATACAAACGGTGTTCGTAAACAAGCTAAAATCGAAGTTACGGACGAAGAATATACAAACCCTTTTGAGAATAAAGCTTTCAATAAAGAAGCGTTTATTGAAATGATGCAAGAGTTAAATCATGCGTCGCAAAAAGGTATGGTAGAAATGTTTGATAACAACGTTGGTCGTTCTACTATTTTGAATGCTTTTGGTGGACAAACAATGGATACGCCAGAAGATGTTTCAGTACAAAAATTCCCAACAGACGGATTTACAAATGCGGTTTCTATCGCATCATTTGGTTACAATCCTACAATTTCGCGTTGGTCAAATTATCACGGAGCTTATTTTGCGGTAATTGATTCGATGACAAAAATTGTTGCTGCTGGTGGAAATTACGCTGATATTCGTTTAACTTTTCAAGAATATTTTGAAAAATTACGTGATGAAGCAACGCGTTGGGGAAAACCATTTGCAGCTTTATTAGGAACGATTGAAGCTCAAAAACAATTCGGAATTCCTGCAATTGGAGGAAAAGATTCGATGTCGGGTTCTTACCAAGATATTGATGTTCCGCCAACGTTAATTTCTTTTGCAGTTGCGCCTTCTAAGGCTGAAAAAATTGTACAAGGAACTTTAGTTGAAAAGAATTCTAAACTTTCAGTTTTTATTCCAACATTGACTGAAGACTATTTAATCGACGAAACAAATACAAAAGCTGTTTTTGATTTTATCGGAACAATTAATGATGATGTAAAATCAATGATGACGGTTAAATTTGGTGGAATTGCAGAAACTGTAGCGAATATGGCTTTTGGTAATGAAATCGGATTTGAAATCAAGACTGATTTAGATTTAGGAAAATATTATCCAGCTTCGATTGTGATTGAACATTCAGAAGAATTAAATATTCCTGCTGAAATTGCTCAAAATTACCACGTTGTAGGTCAGACAAATGATTCAACTTCATTCAACTTTAATGGAGAAGAAATCAATTTAATTGAATTGAAACAACAATGGAAAAAAACATTCAATTCATTGTTTCCATATAAATCAACTTCTGAAACAGTTGTAGAGGAAAAAGATTTGAAAGCTGAACAAATTTGTTTTGCATTCGCAGATCAAAAAGTGGAGAATCCGAAAGTTTTCATTCCAATTTTTCCAGGAACAAATTCAGAATATGATTCAGCAAAAGCGTTCCGTAGAGAAGGAGCAATCGTTTCGACTTTGCCTTTCCGTAATTTAACACAACAAGATGTTGAAGAATCGGTAGATGCTTTTGTAAATGAAATCAATCAAGCCAATATTTTCTTTGTACCAGGCGGTTTTTCAGCTGCTGATGAGCCAGATGGATCAGGTAAATTTATTGCAACGGTTTTACGTAATGAGAAAATCAAAAATGCAATTCACAATTTATTGGAGCGTGATGGACTAGTTTTAGGAATCTGTAATGGTTTCCAAGCCTTGATTAAATCTGGATTATTGCCTTATGGACGTATTCAAGATTTAGAAGAAGATACACCAACATTAACGTTCAACGAAATTGGTCGTCACATTACACAATTAGCGAAAGTGAGAGTGAATAAATCGCATTCACCTTGGTTAAAAGGAATGGAAGGACAAGAATATTGGATTCCGTTTTCGCATGGAGAAGGTCGTTTCGTAGCAAATGAGGTTGAATTAGAAAAGTTAATTGATAAAGGACAAATTGCCACTCAGTTTGTTGATTTGGATGGGAAATTAGCTGGGAAAATGCCTTATAATCCAAATGGATCTACGTTTGCGGTAGAAGGAATTGTATCGCCTTGTGGAAAAGTTTATGGACGAATGGGACATCCAGAGCGTTACGAAGAAGGATTATTCAAGAACATTCCAGGAAATGGATATATGAATATCTTCAAAAATGCGGTGGAGTATTTTAGAGGGTAG
- a CDS encoding LTA synthase family protein: protein MFTNNLKGRYSILLFFSSLFILISFILRLIFAIWVKSDFDWNIGSLLHTIFYGLVYDISVVSCFTLFLSFYFIILPNKFVNSLFDRIFVYFVYTLYLVIIYFTFFAEVTFWDEFKSRFNFIAVDYLIYTYEVVKNIQESYPLPVLIGGIVLITGLTIFATKKGYFFYNTFHNKPKTSQKVGVFVFNLLLAVGSLFLLNNDSSSTSENRYNNEISKAGIFSFFSAFRNNHLKYDEHYKSIPIEDAFAVMKSELQDSKTVFDQQFKNPIRRTILASNPSQAEQKPNVIFVLMESMSASFLQEQFNGKSITPNLNDIANNSIYFSNMYANGTRTVRGMEAVTLSIPPTPGNSIVKRVDNQNLYTISNVFKAKGYHNMFFYGGDGYFDNMNAFYGGNGFDIYDRGRGSVLSDKINTNRFNINDDEVTFENAWGIADDDIYRKVIKVADEKYKTKQPFFAFVMSTSNHKPYSYEDGKIDIPSGTGRPGAVKYADYAIGDLITKAKTKPWFSNTVFVFIADHCASSAGKDAIDVKNHHIPAFIYNLKSHANENVTKEVSQIDIFPTLFSLFNWKYTSQFYGKDIFDPQYKSRSFVGTYIKLGMKKGEDVSILSDQKKINQYKWIDKNLIDTKVDPIFERSIISNYQTADYLFSNHLLNEK from the coding sequence ATGTTTACAAATAATTTAAAAGGACGTTACAGTATTTTACTATTTTTCAGTTCGTTATTTATTCTAATTTCATTTATTCTACGCCTAATTTTTGCGATTTGGGTAAAAAGCGATTTCGATTGGAATATCGGCTCGTTATTACACACTATTTTTTATGGATTAGTGTACGACATTAGTGTTGTAAGCTGTTTCACGTTATTCTTATCATTTTATTTTATAATTTTACCAAACAAATTCGTCAATTCTTTATTTGATCGAATTTTCGTGTATTTCGTTTATACATTGTATTTGGTAATCATTTATTTTACATTTTTTGCCGAAGTTACATTTTGGGACGAATTCAAAAGTCGATTCAATTTTATTGCAGTCGATTATTTAATTTATACATACGAAGTTGTCAAAAACATTCAAGAATCATATCCATTACCTGTTTTAATTGGCGGAATTGTGTTGATTACAGGCTTGACAATTTTCGCAACAAAAAAAGGTTATTTCTTCTACAATACATTTCATAACAAACCAAAAACAAGTCAAAAAGTTGGCGTTTTTGTGTTCAATTTATTACTTGCGGTTGGTTCATTATTCCTTTTAAACAACGATAGTAGTTCAACTTCTGAAAACCGATACAACAATGAAATTTCTAAAGCTGGAATCTTTTCATTCTTTTCAGCTTTCCGAAATAATCACTTAAAATACGACGAACATTATAAATCTATTCCGATTGAAGATGCTTTTGCAGTAATGAAATCTGAATTGCAAGATTCGAAAACTGTTTTCGATCAACAATTCAAAAATCCAATACGAAGAACAATTTTAGCAAGTAATCCGTCACAAGCAGAGCAAAAACCAAACGTGATTTTTGTATTGATGGAAAGTATGAGCGCTTCATTTTTGCAAGAGCAATTCAACGGAAAATCAATCACTCCAAACCTTAATGATATTGCAAATAACAGCATCTATTTTTCGAATATGTATGCCAACGGAACGCGTACAGTACGCGGAATGGAAGCTGTTACATTATCAATTCCTCCTACTCCTGGAAACAGTATTGTGAAACGTGTTGATAATCAAAACTTATATACTATTTCGAACGTTTTCAAAGCAAAAGGTTATCACAATATGTTCTTTTATGGTGGCGATGGATATTTTGATAATATGAATGCGTTTTATGGTGGAAATGGTTTTGATATTTACGATCGTGGTCGTGGTAGTGTTTTGAGTGATAAAATCAACACCAATCGTTTCAATATTAATGATGATGAAGTTACTTTTGAAAATGCTTGGGGAATTGCAGACGATGATATTTACAGAAAAGTAATCAAAGTTGCCGATGAAAAATACAAAACAAAACAACCATTTTTTGCTTTCGTAATGTCTACTTCTAACCACAAACCTTATTCATACGAAGATGGAAAAATTGATATTCCGTCTGGAACTGGTCGTCCTGGTGCGGTGAAATATGCCGATTATGCGATTGGAGATTTAATTACAAAAGCGAAAACAAAACCTTGGTTCAGTAATACCGTTTTTGTATTTATTGCCGATCACTGTGCAAGTAGCGCGGGTAAAGATGCAATTGATGTAAAAAATCATCACATTCCTGCATTTATCTATAATTTGAAATCGCATGCAAACGAAAATGTCACAAAAGAAGTTTCTCAAATTGATATTTTCCCAACGTTATTTTCGTTGTTTAATTGGAAGTATACATCTCAATTCTATGGAAAAGACATTTTCGATCCGCAATACAAATCGCGTTCTTTTGTTGGTACGTATATTAAATTAGGAATGAAAAAAGGAGAAGATGTTTCAATTTTATCCGATCAAAAGAAAATTAATCAATACAAATGGATTGATAAAAATTTAATTGATACAAAGGTTGATCCTATTTTCGAGCGTTCTATCATATCTAATTATCAAACAGCCGATTATTTATTTAGCAATCATTTATTAAATGAAAAATAA